One genomic window of Halogeometricum sp. S3BR5-2 includes the following:
- a CDS encoding NAD(P)/FAD-dependent oxidoreductase, producing the protein MERFDVVIVGGGPAGSAAAHAAAESGASAVVLEKGVPRADRPDRLGPDSTDAAGILDYWVDIMGIHPDEMPEGVVLSTLDRAEFVGPNESMTMRTTGFDASYDHFGFCMHRARFDDFLRDRAEDAGAEYRVKASVRDVDTELGASPRHTVRLANGDDVAGEFLVLADGPQRQVTNRVLDRYLDFDVTDRLATTKVNHIAYQEHRRLPEEVAREVEGAIKFWWGYMPGHTAYPWIFPNDDNVARIGLTMPIGIDLSEVEAREKYKLLRDSDERVPQGKEYVRRLLEQEYGDEYDIEEDFPLVEDRGKTKGTETYAISSTRPIESPTAAGIAVTGGAMGATSAFHEGGDHVAVRTGAIAGELAASGDLSAYNDRWKDAIGDEVRRNVAFADIVRGYGPDDWDDAFAAARKMMAASSPGELFDLSASTLKMGLTVGRFATRYKRAKRKFRGDRYVQLSEEEYAL; encoded by the coding sequence ATGGAGCGATTCGACGTCGTCATCGTCGGCGGCGGCCCCGCGGGGTCGGCCGCCGCGCACGCCGCCGCGGAGTCGGGCGCGTCGGCGGTGGTGCTGGAGAAAGGGGTGCCGCGGGCGGACCGCCCGGACCGCCTCGGTCCCGACTCGACGGACGCCGCGGGCATCCTCGACTACTGGGTCGACATCATGGGCATCCACCCCGACGAGATGCCCGAGGGGGTCGTCCTCTCGACGCTGGACCGCGCGGAGTTCGTCGGGCCGAACGAGTCGATGACGATGCGGACGACCGGGTTCGACGCCTCGTACGACCACTTCGGCTTCTGCATGCACCGCGCGCGCTTCGACGACTTCCTCCGCGACAGGGCGGAGGACGCGGGCGCGGAGTACCGCGTGAAGGCCTCCGTCCGCGACGTGGACACCGAGTTGGGAGCGAGTCCGCGCCACACCGTCCGCCTCGCGAACGGCGACGACGTGGCGGGCGAGTTCCTCGTCCTCGCGGACGGTCCGCAGCGACAGGTGACCAACCGGGTGCTCGACCGCTATCTCGACTTCGACGTCACCGACCGACTGGCGACGACGAAGGTGAACCACATCGCCTACCAGGAACACCGTCGCCTGCCGGAGGAAGTCGCCCGCGAGGTGGAGGGCGCCATCAAATTCTGGTGGGGGTACATGCCCGGCCACACGGCCTATCCGTGGATATTCCCGAACGACGACAACGTCGCCCGCATCGGGTTGACGATGCCCATCGGCATCGACCTCTCGGAGGTAGAGGCCAGAGAGAAGTACAAGCTTCTGCGCGACTCCGACGAGCGAGTCCCGCAGGGCAAGGAGTACGTCCGGCGACTGCTCGAACAGGAGTACGGCGACGAGTACGACATCGAGGAGGACTTCCCGCTCGTCGAGGACCGCGGGAAGACGAAGGGAACCGAGACGTACGCGATATCGTCGACCCGGCCAATCGAATCGCCGACGGCGGCCGGTATCGCCGTCACCGGCGGCGCGATGGGCGCCACCTCGGCGTTCCACGAGGGCGGCGACCACGTCGCCGTGCGCACGGGCGCCATCGCGGGCGAACTCGCCGCCTCGGGCGACCTCTCGGCGTACAACGACCGCTGGAAGGACGCCATCGGCGACGAGGTGCGGCGCAACGTCGCTTTCGCGGACATCGTCCGGGGGTACGGCCCCGACGACTGGGACGACGCGTTCGCCGCCGCGCGGAAGATGATGGCGGCGAGTTCGCCGGGGGAACTGTTCGACCTGAGCGCGAGCACCCTCAAGATGGGCCTCACCGTCGGCCGGTTCGCCACCCGGTACAAACGGGCCAAGCGCAAGTTCCGCGGCGACCGCTACGTCCAGCTATCGGAGGAGGAGTACGCGCTCTGA
- a CDS encoding (2Fe-2S)-binding protein has protein sequence MYEHDITLTVNGATEELTVESRTLLVHALRDGLDYTGPNVGCESGKCGVCTVHLDGEAVKSCTLLAVQADGGEVTTVEGLAGEKGGTAGVDDPADALHPIQRAFHEEHGLQCGYCTPGMVMTAAQVLEENPDPSREAIRASLKGNICRCTGYHNVVNAVESAADSLRNLDAPTGGR, from the coding sequence ATGTACGAACACGACATCACGCTGACGGTGAACGGTGCGACGGAGGAACTGACGGTCGAGTCGCGCACGCTGCTCGTCCACGCCCTGCGCGACGGACTGGACTACACCGGCCCGAACGTCGGTTGTGAGAGCGGGAAGTGCGGCGTCTGCACGGTCCACCTCGACGGCGAGGCGGTCAAGTCCTGCACGCTCTTGGCCGTGCAGGCGGACGGCGGGGAGGTGACGACGGTCGAGGGGTTGGCCGGGGAGAAAGGAGGAACCGCCGGCGTCGACGACCCCGCGGACGCCCTCCACCCCATCCAGCGCGCGTTCCACGAGGAGCACGGCCTCCAGTGCGGCTACTGCACCCCGGGGATGGTGATGACGGCGGCGCAGGTGCTCGAAGAGAACCCGGACCCCTCGCGCGAGGCGATTCGCGCGTCGCTGAAGGGAAACATCTGCCGCTGTACGGGCTACCACAACGTCGTGAACGCCGTCGAGTCGGCCGCCGACTCGCTGCGGAACCTCGATGCCCCGACGGGAGGCCGGTGA
- a CDS encoding xanthine dehydrogenase family protein molybdopterin-binding subunit: MSDARDGRVGGDASDVSAGSSSEDRLVGRRIDRREDAELLTGRATYTDDLSADAAHLAFVRSPVGHGRIESIDASEAEGMGDVLGVYEWDDIDASPSPGVLPIRTESLDCEVPGHPVLARDRIRYEGQPVAAVVAEDRYVARDAVEAVDVRYETRPAVVDPAEATEAGAPTLYDGVPNNVALDAELGDEAATEEAFAAADRVVELELVNNRLIASALEPRAALARYDADRGQFTVEMTSQSPHGHRRKLSETLGVDEGRVRVVVPRVGGGFGHKGHHHPGEAMAAWCARELYRPVKWTATRSENYREGAHARDHRTSAELAVDDDGSVRGLRVDTRAAVGGYGLGGGASMPAWYGRLLSSQYRIPAIHCRTRAVFTNTAPVHSYRGAGRPEAIYVTERLMDVVADELGIDPVELRRRNLVGPEEFPYETAVGASYDSGDYETALDEALDAIGYDEARDRAGEPADDGRYRGVGVACFTESTGGGFERGVVRVRPDGSVVVFAGTHSHGQGHETTYAQLVADELGVPYDDVEVVEGDTDDTPDGTGTFGSRSTITGGSAVVESARDVLREARSVAAGRLGVDAADVVSEAGAFRVVGRPERSVSFAAVARAAVESEEGEARSENGSDADGDAAVAFEASTRYEPDGTAYAFGTHAARVAVDAETGAVEVERYVAVDDCGERVNPTIVEGQVHGGVAQGIGQARSEGAAYGDDGTLLTDSMLSYALPRATSVPDIETRATVTPSPRNPIGVKGIGEAGTIAAPPTVVNAVVDALSPLGIRHVDMPLTEENVLDAIRETDGA, from the coding sequence GTGAGCGACGCGCGCGACGGGCGGGTCGGCGGTGACGCGTCCGACGTGTCGGCCGGGTCGTCCTCGGAGGACCGACTCGTCGGGCGGAGAATCGACCGCCGCGAGGACGCCGAACTGCTCACCGGGCGGGCGACGTACACCGACGACCTCTCGGCGGACGCGGCGCACCTCGCGTTCGTCCGGAGTCCGGTCGGTCACGGCCGAATCGAGTCGATAGACGCGAGCGAGGCCGAGGGGATGGGAGACGTCCTCGGCGTCTACGAGTGGGACGATATCGACGCCTCGCCGTCGCCCGGCGTCCTGCCCATCCGGACCGAGTCGCTGGACTGCGAGGTACCGGGACACCCGGTGCTCGCCCGCGACCGGATTCGCTACGAGGGCCAACCCGTCGCCGCCGTCGTCGCCGAGGACCGCTACGTCGCCCGCGACGCCGTCGAGGCGGTGGACGTGAGATACGAGACGCGTCCGGCCGTCGTCGACCCAGCCGAGGCGACCGAAGCGGGGGCGCCGACGCTGTACGACGGGGTTCCGAACAACGTCGCCCTCGACGCCGAACTCGGGGACGAGGCGGCGACCGAGGAGGCGTTCGCGGCCGCCGACCGGGTGGTGGAACTGGAGTTAGTGAACAACCGCCTGATCGCCAGCGCCCTCGAACCGCGGGCGGCCCTCGCGCGCTACGACGCCGACAGGGGGCAGTTCACCGTCGAGATGACGAGTCAGTCGCCGCACGGCCACCGGCGCAAGCTTTCGGAGACGCTCGGCGTCGACGAGGGGCGGGTCCGGGTCGTCGTTCCGCGCGTCGGCGGCGGGTTCGGGCACAAGGGACACCACCACCCGGGCGAGGCGATGGCCGCGTGGTGCGCCCGCGAACTCTACCGGCCGGTCAAGTGGACGGCGACCCGTTCGGAGAACTACCGCGAGGGGGCGCACGCCCGCGACCACCGGACGAGCGCGGAACTGGCCGTCGACGACGACGGTTCGGTACGGGGTCTGCGCGTCGACACGCGCGCCGCCGTCGGCGGCTACGGCCTCGGCGGCGGCGCCTCGATGCCGGCGTGGTACGGCCGTCTCCTGTCGAGTCAGTACCGCATCCCCGCGATTCACTGCCGGACGCGCGCCGTCTTCACGAACACCGCGCCGGTGCACTCCTACCGCGGCGCGGGCCGCCCGGAAGCCATCTACGTGACCGAGCGACTGATGGACGTCGTCGCGGACGAACTCGGCATCGACCCCGTCGAACTCCGGCGGCGGAACCTCGTCGGACCCGAGGAGTTCCCGTACGAGACGGCCGTCGGCGCCTCCTACGACAGCGGCGACTACGAGACGGCCTTGGACGAGGCGCTGGACGCAATCGGGTACGACGAGGCGCGCGACCGGGCGGGCGAACCGGCCGACGACGGCCGCTACCGCGGCGTCGGCGTCGCCTGCTTCACCGAGTCGACGGGCGGCGGTTTCGAACGCGGCGTCGTCCGCGTCCGCCCCGACGGGAGCGTCGTCGTCTTCGCGGGCACCCACTCGCACGGACAGGGCCACGAGACGACGTACGCCCAACTCGTCGCCGACGAACTCGGCGTCCCGTACGACGACGTCGAGGTGGTCGAGGGCGACACCGACGACACGCCCGACGGCACGGGCACGTTCGGCAGTCGAAGCACGATTACGGGCGGGAGCGCCGTCGTCGAGAGCGCGCGAGACGTGCTGCGGGAGGCCCGGAGCGTCGCGGCCGGCCGCTTGGGCGTCGACGCCGCCGACGTCGTCTCGGAGGCCGGCGCGTTCCGCGTCGTCGGCCGGCCCGAGCGTTCGGTGTCGTTCGCGGCCGTCGCGCGCGCCGCCGTCGAATCCGAAGAGGGGGAGGCGAGGAGCGAGAACGGGAGCGACGCGGACGGCGACGCCGCCGTCGCCTTCGAGGCGTCGACGCGCTACGAACCGGACGGCACGGCGTACGCGTTCGGAACGCACGCCGCCCGCGTCGCCGTCGACGCCGAGACGGGCGCGGTGGAAGTAGAGCGGTACGTCGCCGTCGACGACTGCGGCGAACGCGTCAACCCGACCATCGTCGAGGGGCAGGTGCACGGCGGCGTCGCGCAGGGCATCGGACAGGCGCGCTCCGAGGGCGCGGCGTACGGCGACGACGGGACGCTCTTGACCGACTCGATGCTGTCGTACGCCCTGCCGCGGGCCACCTCCGTCCCGGACATCGAGACGCGCGCGACGGTGACGCCGAGTCCGCGCAACCCCATCGGCGTCAAGGGCATCGGCGAGGCGGGCACCATCGCCGCGCCGCCGACGGTGGTGAACGCCGTCGTCGACGCGCTCTCGCCCCTCGGAATCCGGCACGTCGACATGCCGCTGACCGAGGAGAACGTCCTCGACGCGATACGCGAGACCGACGGCGCGTGA
- a CDS encoding sensor histidine kinase produces the protein MFEDPTTAYLFAHLLSGVVAASAALWALRRTDVTGSRTFAALMAADAAWVLASGVEVLARRPSLVVSAAVTRTLLALTVVVVWFRFASVYSGRTRVRRDPAMLAVLAGYIALVAAVLTAPDPFLLADAPFPHTVARDDPSSLAGLAYSGVCIFAGIARLGSLSLRSRHRSSGAVALLVVTAVVATLPRAAEEAGLVPVPTFDHTALGVGFFVVGAAVSVFGRGFLSVDPVARDVLFEELSDPVVVVDGRGRVADYNAAAAALCDRLADGDAVGDPYETACAELAAVVPLRLDEGTDAGETSDDDDAEEVSLRVGGDWRHFAVRRSTPSTGASTGRALVFQDVTALVAYRRELERQNEQLDRFARTVTHDLRNPLNVAQGYLELADGDVDAAATGTLDPARAASLRERFDTVADTHDRMRDIVDDLQTLARKGKSVEETERVRLGEAAEAAWSTVPTAGATLAVVADGVVVADRSRLLSVFENLFRNSVEHGSGDGRGVRIEVAITDDGFVVSDDGEGVDPVEREQVFEYGYTTSRRGTGLGLSIVRTMAESHGWSVRVDDADGGGARFVFTGAATVPDGGE, from the coding sequence GTGTTCGAAGACCCGACGACGGCGTACCTGTTCGCGCACCTCCTCTCGGGTGTGGTCGCGGCGTCGGCCGCCCTGTGGGCGCTCCGTCGGACGGACGTAACCGGGTCGCGGACGTTCGCCGCGCTGATGGCCGCCGACGCCGCCTGGGTGCTGGCTTCCGGGGTCGAGGTGCTCGCCCGCCGGCCCTCGCTCGTCGTCTCGGCGGCCGTCACCCGAACGCTGCTCGCCCTGACCGTCGTCGTGGTCTGGTTCCGCTTCGCCTCCGTCTACAGCGGACGGACCCGCGTCCGCCGCGACCCCGCGATGCTCGCCGTTCTCGCCGGCTACATCGCCCTCGTCGCGGCGGTGCTGACGGCGCCGGACCCGTTCCTCCTCGCGGACGCTCCGTTCCCGCACACCGTCGCCCGCGACGACCCGTCCTCGCTCGCCGGACTCGCGTACTCCGGGGTGTGCATCTTCGCCGGTATCGCCCGCCTCGGGTCGCTGTCGCTCCGGTCGCGGCACCGCTCCTCCGGCGCCGTCGCCCTGCTGGTCGTCACCGCCGTCGTCGCGACGCTCCCGCGGGCCGCAGAGGAGGCGGGACTGGTGCCCGTCCCGACGTTCGACCACACGGCCCTCGGTGTCGGGTTCTTCGTCGTCGGCGCCGCCGTCTCGGTCTTCGGACGCGGCTTCCTCAGCGTCGACCCCGTGGCCCGCGACGTGTTGTTCGAGGAGTTGAGCGACCCCGTCGTCGTCGTCGACGGGCGCGGCCGGGTCGCGGACTACAACGCCGCGGCCGCGGCGCTCTGCGACCGACTCGCCGACGGCGACGCCGTCGGCGACCCCTACGAGACGGCCTGCGCGGAACTCGCCGCCGTGGTTCCGCTTCGACTCGACGAGGGGACGGACGCCGGCGAGACGAGCGACGACGACGACGCCGAGGAGGTCAGCCTCCGGGTGGGCGGCGACTGGCGCCACTTCGCCGTCCGCCGTTCGACCCCCTCGACGGGGGCGAGCACCGGCCGCGCCCTCGTCTTCCAGGACGTGACCGCCCTCGTCGCCTACCGGCGCGAACTGGAGCGACAGAACGAGCAACTCGACCGGTTCGCCCGGACGGTCACCCACGACCTGCGGAACCCGCTGAACGTCGCGCAGGGCTATCTCGAACTCGCCGACGGCGACGTGGACGCCGCCGCGACCGGGACCTTGGACCCCGCGCGGGCGGCGTCCCTCCGGGAGCGATTCGACACCGTCGCCGACACGCACGACCGGATGCGCGACATCGTCGACGACCTGCAGACGCTGGCGCGGAAGGGCAAATCGGTCGAGGAGACCGAACGCGTCCGCCTCGGGGAGGCGGCGGAGGCGGCGTGGAGCACCGTCCCGACGGCGGGGGCGACGCTGGCCGTCGTCGCCGACGGCGTCGTCGTCGCGGACCGCTCGCGCCTGCTCAGCGTCTTCGAAAACCTGTTTCGGAACTCGGTGGAGCACGGGTCCGGCGACGGCCGAGGCGTCCGCATCGAGGTGGCGATAACGGACGACGGCTTCGTCGTCTCCGACGACGGCGAGGGCGTCGACCCCGTCGAACGCGAGCAGGTCTTCGAGTACGGCTACACCACCTCTCGGCGGGGCACCGGCCTCGGTCTCTCCATCGTCAGGACGATGGCCGAGTCCCACGGGTGGTCGGTGCGCGTCGACGACGCGGACGGCGGCGGGGCGCGGTTCGTCTTCACCGGCGCCGCGACCGTTCCCGACGGAGGCGAGTGA
- a CDS encoding alpha-ketoacid dehydrogenase subunit beta yields MASDLRLVEAVKATLGEEMARDDSVVLYGEDVGVAGGVFRATDGLLDEFPNRVYDSPLGESGIVGTGVGLAAAGMRPVAEIQFQSFLYQGFAQLQQHAARLRSRSRGGFACPMTIRTPYGGGIHALEHHSESFEAGFAHVPGLKVVIPSSPADGKGLLAASIRDPDPVVFMEPTRLYRSLRESVPDGDHVVPLGEATVAEEGADVTVVAWGSMLQRTLSAVDDVDADVEVVDPRTIYPLDTDTITESVKKTGRCVVVHEAPGTAGFGAEIVSRLTETAFYHLEAPPERVTGYDVPVPMFAREDAYLPDEERIAAGIRRAVEA; encoded by the coding sequence ATGGCGAGTGACCTGCGACTGGTCGAGGCGGTGAAGGCGACGCTCGGCGAGGAGATGGCGCGCGACGACTCGGTCGTCCTCTACGGCGAGGACGTCGGCGTCGCGGGCGGCGTCTTCCGCGCGACGGACGGCCTGCTGGACGAGTTCCCGAACCGCGTGTACGACTCCCCGCTCGGCGAATCGGGCATCGTCGGCACCGGCGTCGGCCTCGCCGCCGCCGGGATGCGGCCCGTCGCGGAGATACAGTTCCAGTCGTTCCTCTACCAGGGGTTCGCGCAGTTACAGCAGCACGCCGCCCGCCTCCGGAGTCGCTCGCGCGGCGGGTTCGCCTGTCCGATGACGATTCGGACGCCGTACGGCGGCGGCATCCACGCGCTCGAACACCACTCCGAGAGCTTCGAGGCCGGGTTCGCCCACGTTCCCGGACTGAAGGTGGTGATTCCCTCCTCGCCCGCCGACGGCAAGGGCCTGCTCGCGGCGTCGATTCGGGACCCCGACCCGGTCGTGTTCATGGAACCGACGCGGCTGTACCGGTCGCTCCGCGAGTCCGTCCCCGACGGCGACCACGTGGTTCCGCTGGGCGAGGCGACGGTGGCCGAGGAGGGAGCGGACGTGACCGTCGTCGCGTGGGGGTCGATGCTCCAACGGACGCTGAGCGCCGTCGACGACGTCGACGCGGACGTGGAAGTCGTCGACCCGCGAACCATCTACCCACTCGACACGGACACCATCACCGAGTCGGTGAAGAAGACGGGACGGTGCGTCGTCGTCCACGAGGCGCCGGGGACGGCCGGCTTCGGCGCCGAAATCGTCTCGCGCCTCACCGAGACGGCGTTCTACCACCTCGAAGCGCCGCCCGAACGGGTCACCGGCTACGACGTGCCGGTGCCGATGTTCGCCCGCGAGGACGCCTACCTCCCGGACGAGGAGCGCATCGCCGCCGGGATTCGCCGGGCCGTCGAGGCCTGA
- the pdhA gene encoding pyruvate dehydrogenase (acetyl-transferring) E1 component subunit alpha yields MPRTTIAEFSVESLEILAPDGSVDEELEPSLSEETLFDIYRTMRRARRLDERAVALQRRGELGTYAPGVGQEAAQVASAAALAEDDWVVPAFREQAALLTRGASMENVLAYAMGLEEGAESSAEDRALPPAIPVGSQALHAVGIGWAQAIRDEDAAAIAYFGDGATSTGDVYEALNSAGAYGAHTVFLCQNNQYAISTPRENQTRAETLAQKAVAAGIDGIQVDGNDALAVYEATRLALERAREGDPVLVEALTYRRSMHTTSDDPRKYREEEEEVDWDRRDPIARFEAYLRGRGILTDERVEELAAEIEAELEDAIAAAKGTAAEADPADMFEYAYAETPPWLKRQAAAFEGGEADGE; encoded by the coding sequence ATGCCAAGGACGACTATCGCCGAGTTCTCCGTGGAGTCGCTCGAAATCCTCGCCCCCGACGGGAGCGTCGACGAGGAGTTGGAGCCCTCGCTCTCCGAGGAGACGCTGTTCGACATCTACCGGACGATGCGGCGCGCGCGCCGACTCGACGAACGCGCCGTCGCCCTCCAGCGACGGGGGGAGTTGGGGACGTACGCGCCCGGCGTCGGACAGGAGGCCGCGCAGGTGGCCAGCGCCGCCGCCCTCGCCGAGGACGACTGGGTCGTCCCGGCGTTCAGAGAGCAGGCGGCCCTGCTGACGCGCGGCGCGTCGATGGAGAACGTCCTCGCCTACGCGATGGGGCTCGAAGAGGGCGCCGAGAGTTCGGCCGAAGACCGGGCGCTCCCGCCGGCGATTCCGGTCGGGTCGCAGGCGCTGCACGCCGTCGGCATCGGCTGGGCGCAGGCGATACGCGACGAGGACGCCGCCGCCATCGCGTACTTCGGCGACGGCGCCACGTCGACGGGCGACGTGTACGAGGCGCTGAACTCCGCGGGCGCCTACGGCGCGCACACCGTCTTCCTCTGTCAGAACAACCAGTACGCCATCTCGACGCCCAGAGAGAACCAGACGCGCGCGGAGACGCTGGCGCAGAAGGCCGTCGCGGCCGGTATCGACGGGATTCAGGTGGACGGCAACGACGCCCTGGCGGTGTACGAGGCGACGCGGTTGGCGCTGGAACGCGCGCGCGAGGGCGACCCCGTGTTGGTCGAGGCGCTGACGTACCGCCGGTCGATGCACACTACCTCCGACGACCCGCGGAAGTACCGCGAGGAGGAAGAGGAGGTCGACTGGGACCGCAGAGACCCCATCGCCCGGTTCGAGGCGTACCTCCGCGGGCGCGGGATACTCACCGACGAACGGGTCGAGGAACTCGCGGCGGAGATAGAGGCCGAACTCGAGGACGCTATCGCGGCCGCGAAGGGGACGGCAGCCGAGGCCGACCCCGCCGACATGTTCGAGTACGCCTACGCGGAGACGCCGCCGTGGCTGAAGCGTCAGGCGGCCGCGTTCGAGGGAGGTGAGGCCGATGGCGAGTGA
- a CDS encoding FAD binding domain-containing protein, with product MFPPQFGYRRAGSVAEAVDLLAEFSDRDVRVLAGGHGLLPDLKAGREAPDVLVDIGGIDDLRYVEAGDGAVAVGALTTYADAVESEALWSRATAFAEAVSRVGDVQIRNRGTVGGNLAQADPSADPPAAALASEATLVARGPDGVREVDAAKFFAGGGGTALRDGEILTEVRLPTADGAEKREAAVGGAYVKKTHPASGYALVGVAAVVTVEDGRVTDARVAVDGVTDPPRRLAPVESALEGESADADSVDSAADRAAEGVDPEAAVSDAYASGAYRVEVLSVHVRRALETALDRATGAAATPTGPPHRSAAADGGDRR from the coding sequence ATGTTTCCGCCGCAGTTCGGCTACCGGCGGGCGGGGAGCGTCGCGGAGGCGGTGGACCTCCTTGCGGAGTTCTCCGACCGGGACGTGCGGGTGCTGGCCGGCGGCCACGGTCTGCTGCCGGACCTGAAGGCCGGCCGCGAGGCCCCCGACGTGCTCGTCGATATCGGCGGTATCGACGACCTGCGGTACGTCGAGGCGGGCGACGGAGCGGTCGCCGTCGGGGCGCTGACGACGTACGCCGACGCGGTGGAGAGCGAGGCGCTGTGGTCCCGCGCGACGGCGTTCGCGGAGGCCGTCTCGCGCGTCGGCGACGTGCAGATACGCAACCGCGGCACCGTCGGCGGCAACCTCGCGCAGGCCGACCCGTCGGCCGACCCGCCCGCGGCGGCCCTCGCCTCGGAGGCGACGCTCGTCGCTCGCGGTCCGGACGGAGTACGGGAGGTCGACGCCGCGAAGTTCTTCGCGGGCGGTGGCGGGACGGCCCTGCGCGACGGGGAGATTCTGACCGAGGTTCGACTTCCGACCGCGGACGGAGCCGAGAAGCGCGAGGCGGCCGTCGGCGGGGCCTATGTCAAGAAAACGCACCCCGCGTCGGGGTACGCGCTGGTCGGCGTCGCCGCCGTCGTAACCGTCGAAGACGGGCGTGTCACCGACGCCCGCGTCGCCGTCGACGGCGTGACCGACCCGCCGCGGCGACTCGCGCCCGTCGAGAGCGCCCTCGAAGGCGAGTCGGCGGACGCCGACAGCGTCGACTCCGCCGCCGACCGGGCGGCCGAGGGCGTCGACCCGGAGGCGGCCGTCTCGGACGCGTACGCCTCCGGCGCGTACCGCGTCGAGGTGCTCTCCGTCCACGTTCGCCGAGCGTTGGAGACGGCGCTGGACCGGGCGACGGGCGCGGCGGCGACGCCGACCGGACCGCCGCATCGCTCCGCCGCGGCCGACGGAGGTGACCGCCGGTGA
- a CDS encoding acetamidase/formamidase family protein — MKRRTMMKAASALGITGAGAATLGENVDVTAAQETETAEGTETATDGEDEDSEGTYEADYVVESTPENVVWGAIDPTKEPVQRVSSGSTVRIETISHEGILEDQPDPEEFFTNRGIPESEILEDQVRVHDEVPHDGAGPHVVTGPVYVEGAEPGDVLEVEVLDIEFRVPYGANTFRQGKGGLPSEFTWNDSEVIEFDIERGVALLGDDIEIPLTPFQGIMAVGPSPTTGRVNSVPPGPFGGNIDIQGTGTGTTLYFPVFTEGALFFTGDGHALQGNGEVDLTALETSLTSTFRFTLHKDAEQMDWPVAETDEDVLVMGIDEDLDQAMEQALREAISVLVHQKGMTPTEAYRLCSLAADFNVSQIVDINKGIHGKIPKGVFEAGFEVDPTSLGESF; from the coding sequence ATGAAGAGACGAACCATGATGAAGGCGGCGAGCGCGTTGGGAATCACGGGTGCCGGGGCGGCCACCTTGGGAGAGAACGTCGACGTGACGGCGGCACAGGAGACCGAAACGGCGGAGGGAACCGAAACGGCGACCGACGGGGAAGACGAGGACTCCGAGGGCACCTACGAGGCCGACTACGTCGTGGAGTCGACACCCGAGAACGTCGTCTGGGGGGCAATCGACCCGACGAAAGAGCCGGTGCAGCGGGTGTCGTCGGGTTCCACCGTTCGAATCGAGACGATTTCGCACGAGGGAATCTTGGAGGACCAACCCGACCCCGAGGAGTTCTTCACGAACCGGGGCATCCCGGAGTCGGAGATTCTGGAGGACCAGGTCCGGGTGCACGACGAGGTTCCGCACGACGGAGCGGGACCCCACGTCGTCACCGGCCCGGTGTACGTCGAGGGCGCAGAACCGGGGGACGTCTTGGAGGTGGAAGTGCTCGATATCGAATTCCGCGTCCCGTACGGTGCGAACACCTTCCGGCAGGGGAAGGGAGGGTTGCCCTCCGAGTTCACGTGGAACGACAGCGAGGTCATCGAGTTCGACATAGAGCGCGGCGTGGCGTTGCTCGGCGACGACATCGAAATCCCGCTGACCCCGTTTCAGGGAATCATGGCGGTCGGCCCGAGTCCCACGACGGGGCGGGTGAACTCCGTCCCACCGGGTCCGTTCGGCGGTAACATCGACATTCAAGGGACGGGCACCGGGACGACGCTCTACTTCCCCGTGTTCACCGAGGGTGCCCTGTTCTTCACCGGCGACGGCCACGCGCTGCAGGGGAACGGCGAGGTGGACCTCACGGCGCTGGAGACGTCGCTGACGTCGACGTTCCGGTTCACCCTTCACAAGGACGCCGAGCAGATGGACTGGCCCGTCGCGGAGACGGACGAGGACGTGCTGGTGATGGGCATCGACGAGGACCTCGACCAGGCGATGGAACAGGCCCTTCGGGAGGCTATCTCCGTCCTCGTCCACCAGAAGGGGATGACGCCGACGGAGGCCTACCGCCTGTGCAGTCTGGCGGCCGACTTCAACGTTTCACAGATAGTCGACATCAACAAGGGAATCCACGGGAAGATTCCGAAGGGCGTCTTCGAGGCCGGATTCGAGGTGGACCCGACGAGCCTCGGCGAGAGTTTCTAA
- a CDS encoding ferritin-like domain-containing protein: MSVANADELFEHELQDIYFAAHELTTAYERMAESSEDEEVEELFRSHLDETATHIDRLVEVFEESGEPPQTEECEGIEGLLTEWEEFLEEGDSGPLLDYYNLVTATKTERYEQSAYESLVALARESGREDAAELLQQNLDEDKAALEEFSEATSNYDYDSLS; this comes from the coding sequence ATGTCTGTCGCGAACGCGGACGAACTGTTCGAGCACGAACTGCAAGACATCTACTTCGCCGCCCACGAACTCACCACCGCGTACGAGCGGATGGCGGAGTCGAGCGAGGACGAGGAAGTCGAAGAACTGTTCCGCTCGCACCTCGACGAGACGGCGACGCACATCGACCGACTGGTCGAGGTGTTCGAGGAGTCCGGCGAACCGCCGCAGACCGAGGAGTGCGAGGGAATCGAGGGTCTCCTGACCGAGTGGGAGGAGTTCCTCGAGGAGGGCGACTCCGGTCCCCTTCTGGACTACTACAACCTCGTCACCGCGACGAAGACCGAACGGTACGAGCAGTCGGCGTACGAGAGCCTCGTCGCCCTCGCCCGCGAGAGCGGCCGCGAAGACGCGGCGGAACTGCTGCAGCAGAACCTCGACGAGGACAAGGCGGCGCTGGAGGAGTTCTCCGAGGCGACGTCGAACTACGACTACGACTCGCTGTCCTGA